The region ctttttttttttttttaaatataactttttttcaGGGGATCACATTTTCTTGACAGGCCAGGTGGTAAACAATTTGGGCTTTTTTGGGCCATACAGCCTCTGTTCCAACTATGCAACTCTGCTATTGTAGCACAGAAGCGTAGTCAGTAGGTAAATGAATGGGTATGACTGCATGTCAGTAAAATTTTGTTCACAAAAGTAGGTGGCATTCGGCCCAGGGGCTGTATTTGCAGACCTTGCTATAGGGCATTTCAAATCCAGATAAGGTTACTTACAAAACTCAAACTTTAAGAGCTACTATATTAAAGTCTACAGGGAGCAGAATAAGATAGGATCAAACTATCAAGATAGATGGATTTCCATCCTGTTGCCTTGTAACTTTATAGGTATTTTCTGGGCTAGACAGTCCTAACTTTTCCTTAACTACTGTGAAGATggttctcttgtggctcagacttCTCCTCCCGTCAAGTATCATGGTTAAGAGCATGGGGCCTGGCGTCAAATCTTGACTTGTGGagccccagctgtgtgaccttcggcAAGTcagttaatctctctgagccccagtttccccatctggggTAAAAATGGGATGACAGCGCTTCCCTATTAGAACTGTTAAGATTTAATAAGAATACATGCgagggacttgcctggtagtccagtagttaatAATCTggactcccaatgtagggggcacaAGTttaattcctggtcggggaactaagattcctgaatgccacacagcatggccagaaaaaaaaaaaaagacaaaacagaatgCATGCAGAGCACCTAAAACATTGCAAAAGATTGACTACTATTAATATATGCTAGGACCTATACAGGCAGGATTGGCCAACTTTTTTTGTAAAGGAtcagataatatatattttaaaatatttatttatttatttggttgtacggggtcttagttgcagcacacaagatctttagttgagggATGCAAACTCTTGGTtccaacatgtgggatctagttccctgaccagggatcaaatccaggccccctgcattgggcacagaatcttagccacttaACCAGGAATTCCCAAACAATATTTTAATCTCTGCAGACTAAGAGGCCACATACTCTGCCACTATAGTTTGAAAGCAGCTGTAGACAGCGTATAACGAACATGCACAATTGTATTCACgggttggatcataaaaaactgGAGGCAGGGCAGATACGGTCCAAGGGTCGTAGTGTTCAGACCCTCACATTAGTCTAAGGCCTCTTAATCCCAGGATATTTGGCCCCCATcctacccatttcacagatgaggaaaatgtcaAGGGAGGGAGATCGTTTTATGCTTGCGGACCGGGGCATAAACTCTGCCTTCACCATTCTTCTCCTGCCTCCCCCTTGCAGCCCGCCTTGCCACGTCCCTTGAGGGCTTCGACATCGCCTCGGTGGCCCAGCAGCGCCGGGAGCAGAGCTACTTCGTGCGTCTGGGCTCCCTGTCGGAGAGGCTGCGCCAGCGGGCCTACGAACACTCTCTGGGCAAgctgcagaacaccaggcagAGGGCACAGGAGGCCCTGCACCAGCTGACACAGACGCTTACCCTGGTGAGGTCCCTGGTGAGAGCGTTCGGTGGGGAGGGCCGTGGCAAGCAGCATGTGCACCAGTGAGCCCACCCCACGCCTGGTGGCTTGTTCCTCCCCATTCTGCATGTCTGCTTGGGCCGACTCATGCAGTTGCAGTCCTGGTTGAGTTTGCTGGGGCTGCTGTAACCAAGTACTCCAAACTGGGCAGCTTAAACAACACACATTTGTTGCCTCACAGTTCTAGGGGCTGAGAGttcaaaatcaagatgtcagtaGGGTTGGTTCTTTCTGAGGCTTCTTTCCTTGGCGTGTAGCtgctgtcttctctctgtgtcctcacctggTCATTCCCCCATGCAAATGTGTCCTAAcatcccctttaaaaaaaaaatccttcattcatttattttctttttggccatgctgtgcgtcatgcagaatcttagttccctccctgaccaggaattgaacctgtgcccgcTGCAGTGGAACCTCAGAGTCTATTAATtaatagaccaccagggaagtccacctaaTAGCCCCTTTTTatttaaggacaccagtcatataaaaacattgttgttcagtcgctaagtcatgtccaactctttgtaaccctatggactatagcacaccaggcttccctgtccttcactatctcccagagtttgctcagattcatgtccattgagtcgatgatgccatgcatcatcatccatcatccatcatgccatctcatcctctgtgacctcagcctttcccagtgttaaggtcttttccattgagtcgactcttcacgtcaggtggccaaagtatcggagcttcagcaccagcatcagtccttccagtgaatattcagggttgatttcttttaagattgactggtttgatctccttgcagtccaagggagtcccaagagtcttctgcaacacatttcaaaggcatcagttcttcagcactcagccttttttatggttcatctctcacatctgtacatgactactggaaaaactatagctttgactatatagacctttgttggcaaagtgatgtctctgctttttaatatgctgtttaggtttgttatagcttttcttccaaggagcaagcatattttaggtccaccctaatgacctcattttagctTAGTCACTTCTTTGAAGACCTGTCTTCAAATGCAGTCGCATCCTAAGGTCCTAGGGTTCAGGGCTCCAACCCCCTGGGCTTCCTGTGGATTCCTGCCTCTCCCAGCGTTCCTGTGGATCCCCAGGGGCTCTGCCAGCTTCATTCAATCCCTGAAGCAGCCACCGTCTGTCTCCCTCTGTCCCAGATGGAAACCGTCAAGCAGGGCGTCGATCAGAAGCTGGTGGAAGGTCAGGAGAAACTACACCAGATGTGGCTTGGCTGGAACCAGAAGCAGCTGCAGGGCCCAGAGGAGGACGCGGCCAAGCCAGAGGTACCCACCTGGGGTGGCACTGGGTGCTTGGGGCCCTGGCTCCCCTCTCCACACGctttccccagctcctcctcccatTAACTGCCTTCAGGACCCTGGATTTCTACTCTTGGGTGCATGTATTGCTTCTGAACCACAGGGCACTGGATGGGGATGGGCCTCTACCTGCTGAATTCTAAGCCATGCTCCATTTTCTTGAGTCCTGACTCCTTGGGcgtcccaggtgactcagtgataaaagaatctgcctgccaatgcaggaggtgcaggagacactggttcagtccctgggtcgggaagatccccaggaggaggaaatggcaatccactccagtattgttgcctggaaaatcccacgaacagagaacCTTGgccaactacagtccatagggtcacagagtcagacacgactgagtgactgattcCTCTCCCCCATCAAAGTGTCCCATCACATCCTTCATAtttacccgccaggctcctcatgaCTGCTTCTCACTAACACGCTCTGGCCCCTCTAGTCCATTGCAAGCACTGGTCTCTTGAACGAGCCCTGACTTTTGCCACCTGTGCTATCACTCATCCAAGCTTTCACTGAATTGCTGCCTTAAACAATTCTCATGCCTCATTCTGAACCATAGCCTGTCTATGTTAGGGACTCTTAATATCCTAGCACTGTTGGTTCTCAGCCTAACCttgctgggcctcagtctccccgtCTGTGTATGGGGTGCAGGACCATCTGCAGGGTCATTAAGGTGAAATGAACATGCGTGTTTACAGCAGTATTTGAGTCACAACAGCCCCAAAGTGGGACAgcccagatgtccatcagcagatgatgtATCACAAAATGTGGTCCTTCCACACACGGAAGCATCACTCAGCTGTGAAAAGGAGGGAAGCCCGACACTCACTTACACATGGATGGACCCTGAGAACACAATGCTCagtgagagaagcagacacagaagaaCATACAGGGTGTGATTCCACTGATGGGAAACATCCAGAACAGGCTGATCTGTTGACACAGACAGTGGATGAGTGGTTGTTGGGAGCTGGGAGAGGGGTACGTGGGGAgggagtttctttttctttctgtgtttttttttttttttttttttttttgatcaagcCAGGAGgcttatgagatcttagttccctgaccagggatcaaacctgtgcccctggtagtgagagctcagagtcctaaccactggaccgccaaggaattccctctttttttggagtttcttttggggtgatggaatgttctgaaattagatagaAGGGCTGGTTGCACTACCTGGTGaatgtactatatataaaaaaaaaaactcactgaaTTGTTCACTTAAAAGCATGAGTTTCCTGGTATGTGagttattttatacacacacacacacacacacacattgacacATAAGGCAcatagtgttaaaaaaaattatatttctaaagaTATTGTATCTCTGTAAAACTTTGCACATTCAGACCCTAACCACTTAAAACCATCTCCCCCAATCCCCCAACTGCTGAAGAAAAGATAGATATTGATCCTGGCAGCACCTCCTGGCCAGGTTCAAAGCCAGAGTTCGCAGCTGACCAGACTCAGGACAGTCTAGGGTCCCTGCCTGCTTTGATTTCCTCCCCAGACTCAGAAATTTTCAAGGACTCTCATCTCAACCATAGTGTCCCCCACTGCTTACAACTTCTGCCTCAAAAGTTCTTCCAGAccttctcttttaaaacaaacaaacacacacaaaaaaaaaccgaaaaaaaaaacaaacactttttcaaaaacaaatttattaaggTGTAAAATTCAGGATCTTGTACTTTAAAAAAgtttgagggaattccctggtggtccagggtgtTAAGGACTCAGGACTTAAACTGCCAtggccccagttcaatccctggctcgagaaagtaagatcccacatgctgtgtggtgagaccaaaattaaataaataaagaagttttGAGAGAGAATTCACATCCTGTACAACtgacccatttaaagtgtacaatttagtgGTTGTTAGTATATTCATGGGTTGTGTGACTATCAACTGTGTTAATAATTCAGAGCATTCCCATCACCCCAAGAGGAGACCGTCTCCCCAGTATATTAACACCCCGCTTCTGTCTTCCTCCATGCTCTGGAACCCGCAAATGTACTTTCTGTGGATATTTCATATCAATGGAATCATACACCATGTGGTGTATGACTGCTCTCACTGAGCATCATGTCCTTAAGGTCCATCCACGTGGCAGCAAGTGTCAGGGCTTCACCCGTTTATTTGGCAGGAGAATGTCACGGTGTGTGAATGAATCACATTTTGTGCCCCCGTTTGCCAGCAGATGGGCATTTGCGTTGTTTCTGCTTTCGGCGGCTGTGAATAACACCCCTTTGAGCATTTGTGTACCAGTCTTGGCACAGACAtgcactttcttttctcttggccGGAAGTCTAGggggtggaattgctgagtcaagtGCTTATTTAGACTTACACTTTACtattttgaggaactgtcagactgtctcCCAAAGTGACTGCTGCGCTCCAatatatgagggttccaatttcttccCATCCTCGCCAGCACCTgttcaatcttttatttatttatttttttaatttattgggctgttctgggccttagttgtggcactcaggatcttgtGTTTTAACATtcagggtctagttccctgaccaggaatggaacacGGACCccgtgcattgggagcatggagtcttaaccactggaccaccagggaaatcccatatatgtcttcttttaaaacaattttttttgggggggctgtaCTGGGTGTGTGTTGTTGCACGGACTATccctagttgcagcacgtgggagctactctttgttttggtgcacgggcttctttctgcagtggcttcttttgttgcggagcacaggctctggggtgaatggacttagttgccccaaggtatGTGggaaccttcccagaccagggatcgaactggtgtcccctgctttggcaggcaggttcttaaccactggaccaccagggaagcccccatatctGTCTTTTTTGACCCAAATCATCCTAGTGTGGGTGAGTTgtatctcattgtgggtttgaaCCACACTTCCCTTATGTCTAATGAGGTTGAACATGTGCTTATTGGTCTGCGtatcttctttgaaaatatcTCTGTGCCTGTTTTTCAGTTTGACCGGCGATTATCTGGCACGGTTTGAAACTCAGAGCACTGGTATTCTGAGCCTCCGTGCCCTGGGGAATGGGTTTCCCCAAGGTGGGCGGAATATCCCCATATCCTCTTTCCTGGTCTTTGggtcctgttgttgttcagttgtgtcaaaagttgtgtctgactctttgccaccctgtggcctgtagccttccaggctcctctgtccatgggattttctcaggcaagaatactggagtgggttgccatttccttctccaggggatcttcccgacccaggaatcgaacccacatctcctgcattggcaggcagattctttaccgctgagccacctgggaagccccttgagtCCTGTTACCCCCCAAAGCAAAGGGTCTTGACGTcacaccccaccctgccccttcTCAGCAGGTCGAGTCCCAGACACTCGCCATGTTTCGTGACATCACCCAGCAGCTCCAGACCACCTGTGCCTCTCTGGGCTCCAGCCTCCAGGGTCTGCCTGCCCACATCAAGGACCAGGCGCTACAGGCTCGCCAGCAGGTCGAGGACCTCCAAGCCACCTTCTCTGGCATCCACTCCTTCCAGGATCTGTCCAGCAGCGTCCTGACACGGAGCCGCGAGCAGGTGGCCAGGGCCCGAGAGGCCCTGGACCACTTGGTGGAGTATGTGGCCCAGAACACACCCATCACGTGGCTGGTGGGCCCCTTTGCCCCCGGAATCGTCGAGAAAGccccagaaaagaagaaaaaggagaggctggaggagggcTCAGAGGGCTCTGGCCTTCTCTGAGGGACCGGCGAGTGACCGGGGACCCCTCACTGGGAACGCACCTCAGGAAGCTGAGGTCCTCAAATCTGATCCGTCCCTCATCCTCTCCAAGCTTGGAGGAAGCGTGTCCTGAGCGTCACATCCATCATCAGGACAAGATTTccaggaaaagaatttttttttttctagaaggttccaattttttttttcttctttaaaaaccaGGAATATAGTTCTTACATCCCACACCCTTTTTCTACATTGAGTCCCCTGGTTATCAGCCTTAAGCGAGTGGACTTGGACCGCTGGGAGGTGGGCCTCttaggggtgaggtgggggcagggcagctgACACTCAGTCTGGAGCAGGAGGGGGCTCAGGCCTGCGCAGTGAGCCCTGGGTGCGGGAGGATTCAGCGTTGCCTTAATAAATTTTACCTGCAAAGTCCAGGCCTcgtatattgtgtgtgtatgtgtgtggtttttttttttttttcagcagctGAACAACTCTGGAGTCTCTGTATGGCCTTCTTGGCCTGTGGGGGTCTTTCATCTCCCCGCCACTGACCTGCCAGAGTCTTGCCCCCTTTGTCACATCCCAGGCAGCCAGCGGAAGGGAGAAGCCTACCTCTTTTCCTGtactgggccttcccaggtgtgTGGGGGAACCGTGTGACCCCCAAAAGATGCTGATGACCTGATTTCTCACATGGCAGAGGAGACTTTGCAAATGGGATTCAATTAACACATTACTGACCAGACATTAATATGTCTTTTTTCACCTGGACGTTATTGACTGGAGACATATCAGTACGTTTTTAGAGAATGATACCATtatcatcaggcttccctggtggcttcccaggtggtaaagaatccacctgccaatgcagggcacatgggtttgatccctaggcctggaagatcccctggagaacggaatggcaagccactccagtgttcttgcccggagaatctcccggacagaggagcctggcgggcttcagtccctggggctgtaaagagtcagatatgactgagcaactcacacacacacacacacacatataatctatatatacatatagattatAAAAAAGACTccagacttctggcctctagaagTGTCAGATGATAACGTGTGTGGTTTCCAGCCGCTGTGTTTGTGTCCATTTATTACAGCAGACTCAGGGAACTTGTCCTGGCTTTGAGGAATTCAAGGTTGCTAGTTTGGGGTTTCCAAAATTTCTGTCCATTTCTGGGACTGGCCGTGTTCCCACTGCTGTGCTAATGTTTGCTTACAGAGAAAACACAGCAACCAAATTCTCTACCCACTCTGGCCCGGGGCCAGTCCTTACACTTTACAGACAAACCTTTTTGGTCTTgtgctttatttcatttcatttatttttttaggctgtgccgtgtggcatgtgggatcttagttcccctgccaGGGCTCGAACtcaggcaccctgcattgggagtgtgacatcttgaccactggactaccaaggaagtctctGCTATTGAGCTTTACACAATACCAGGTGGAGCATGCGGTAGGGAAGGGTCCGCCTACCGCCAGCCATGTTGGTGATGGCAGGACTTCGTGCTCATTCTATTTATGACACGCTCCTAAGGTCTCGGGGTCCTGTGCTGGCCTGGCCATGCTGGACTCCAGCTTGGTGATGGGACGTGGGTCCACTGGCCAGCTCCTTGGTccctgctgtgtggccctgggTGGGGTCTTTTGCCTCTCTAGCCCTCAGTTTCATTGATAACCGGCCTAGTGCAGTTCTGTGCGAAGATTCTGTGGAGTGGTGTACCAGAGTTTCAGACCttcatcttgcaatgcaggaggtgcatgttccatccctggttgagaagctaagatcccacgtgccttgtgaccaaaaaaaagctgaaacagaaaacagaagcattgttgtaacaaattcaataaagacttatttGATTcacatcaggggcttccctggtggctcagtggtaaagaatctgcctgccaatgcaggagacatgggttcgatccctgatccaggaagatcccacgtgctggggAGCAACgaagtccacgtgccacaactactgagcctgtgctctggagccctcgagctgcaactactgaagcccagacaccctagagcccgtgctctgcaacaggagaagctactgcaatgaggaGCTCGCGCGCCACAATTAcaggtagcccctgctcaccacaaagagagagaagcctgagcagcaaaggagatccagtgcagccaaaaatcaataaataaaattacattaataaaacaatatttcattgtgtatttgaaagttcCTGAGAGTAGGTcttaaagttctcatcacaagaaaagaaaaatgtttatgtgAGGTGATAGATGTTACCTAGACATATTGTGGTCTTTTCACAATATATTGTTAATATattgtgtgtgttagccactcagtcttgtccaactctttgtgactccatgaactgtagcccgccaggctcctctgtccatggaattctccaggcaaaaatactgaagtgggtagccatttctttctccaggatatcttcctgaccctgggatcaaacctgggtctctggcactgcaggcagactcgctaccatctgatccaccaggggagcccagtaTATACATACATCAAATCGTTATGTTGTATGCCTAAGCTTAATCCTGTGTTGTATGtcgattatttttcaaaaataaaataaaaaacaaaagattaaacATTTTGGGGTGGTAGTAAAAAAAaggatacataaaaataaattcaaaattagaTGCCATGGAAAATTTGCCTGTCAACTCTTAGAAATGAATACTTGCTGTGTGTCAGGCAGTGTGGTAAAAGGATTTAGAGTAAAAGTCTGCAAACCATCCTGAGGGCCAATACTATCCAAAGAATTTGTCTGTTGGCATGACTCACAAGCTAAGaatctgtacatttttaaagcaaaattacaCAACAGTGACCTCCTGTATCCTGCAAAGCTGAAAAGACTTACTACCTAACCCTTTACAGGAATAGCTTGCCAACCTGCTTGAGACTGCCATACTGGCCTTCTTCCTCTTCCATCTTACTGCTTAGACTTAACTGTTTCTCCCAGTACGTAAAGATTGGAATAAGGATGAATTACTGATATTCACAAGGACATGGTTGAAACTCACAGCCATGATGCTGAGGGAAAGAAGGCAGATGCAAATGTACCCACACACTGGTTCTCTTTTGATGAAGTTTCAAAATCAAAACTAAAGCTATGATGAGAGAAACCAGGCGGGTGGTTGTCCTGTGGGTAGGGACAAAGAAGGGGACCTTGGAGACTTGTAGCGGTTGGAATCATCTCTAATATATCTCGGTAAGGATGTTGGTTACAGGGAGTGTGTGAAATacgaagggcttccctggtggctcagacggtaaagaatctggctgcaaatGTAGAAGAACCCAGATTTTACCTCTGGGTCGGAAAGAGTGTGTACATGCCCCCAAACCCACTGAGCTGTCCCTTTAAACTTTATAGACTTCAGTGCTTATGAATTACACGTCAATACAaattaagaaagagaaagtggCATGGTGGTGGAGATGTGGGAAGTAAGCCCTTTGGTTCACTTCCCGGGGGAGCGCAAACAGGGCTACTCTTTTGgacaaaaaaaaatctctggcaGTGTTTAGTAAGAGTGAGAGTGTTTCTTCTCCATGTCTGAAAAGATCCAGAAGTTCCTGTTCTTTGCAGTTACCCTAGAAACTCTTAGAAACTCTTTCAATGAAGTCacctagtacttttttttttaccccagttcagttctgtcgctcagttgtgtccagctctttgcgatcccatggactgcagcactgccaggcctccctgtccatcaccaactcccggagtctacccaaactcatgtccattgagtcggtgatgccatccaaccatatcatcctctgtcatccccttgtcctcctgccttcaatctttcccagcatcagggtcttttcaaatgagtcagctcttcgcatgaggtggccaaagtattggagtttcagcttcaacattagtccttccaatgaacactcaggactgatctcttttaggatggactggttggatctccttgcagtccaagagactctcaagagtcttctccaacaccacagttcaaaagcatcaattctttggtgctcagctttctttatagtccaactcccacatccatacatgaccactggaaaaaccatagccttgactagatggacctttgttggcaaagtaatgtctctgctttttaatatgctgtctaggttggtcacagcttttcttccaaggagcaagcatctttaaatttcatgactgcggtcaccatctgcagtgattttgaggcccaaaaagataaagtctgacattgtttccactgtttccccatctatttgccatgaagtgatgggaccagatgccatgatcttagttttctgaatgttgagctttaagccaactttttcattctcctctttcactttcatcaagaggctttttagctcctcttcactttctgccataagggtggtgtcatctgcatatccgaggtaactgatatttctcccagcaatcttgatttcagcttgtgcttcattcagcccagcgtttctcatgatgtactctgcatataagttaaataagcagggtgacaatgtacagccttgatgtactccttttcctatttggaaccagtctgttgttccatgtccagttctaactgttgcttcctgacctgcatacagatttctcaagaggcaggtcaggtggtctggtattcccatctctttcaggattttccacagtttgttgtgatccacacggtcagatattttgacatagtcaataaagcagaaatagatgtttttctggaactcgcttgctttttcaatgatccagcagatgttggcaatttgatctctggttcctctgccttttctaaaaccagctaaaaacatctggaatttcatggtatTGTTGaaaccttggagaattttgagcattactttactaacgtgtgagatgagtacaaatgtgcagtagtttgagcattctttggcattgcctttctttggattggaatgaaaactgaccttttccagttctgttgccactgctgagttttccaaatttgctggcgtattgagtgcagcactttcacagcatcatcttttaggatttgcaatagctcaactcTTTTggccctgaccagagatcaaatctgtgcccccttGTGGTGGGAGCATGGAACCACTGGaccctcagggaagccccatcacctAATCCTTTCATCAATCCAATAAAGCAGGTGCTGTTACCATGGCTATGTTACaagggaaggaaactgaggcatggctCAGAGGACTCGCCCATGGCCCCATCTCATAGCTGGTAAGTATCAGAATAAGGATTTGAACCCAGCACTCACTCAGactccccctccacctcccctggTCTGTGTTCATAATCATAAGGTGTCCATGCCTGTTTGGGGGGGATATTGGCAGCAACCAGCTTGTCCAATAACAGCTGCTGCTatggtgctcagtcgtgtctgactctttgcgagccctccaggctcctctgtttatgaggttctccaggcaagggtaccggGCTAgacactgggttgccatttccttctccagggaacttccctacccaaggatgaaaccctcatttcctgcattggcaggcagaatctttcccactgagccacctcggaaaGCCCTGAACAATGACAGGGGACTCAAC is a window of Muntiacus reevesi chromosome 1, mMunRee1.1, whole genome shotgun sequence DNA encoding:
- the PLIN3 gene encoding perilipin-3 isoform X2, which gives rise to MSADEPEAPASTQVTAEEPVQQPSVVDRVAGMPLISSTCNMVSAAYTSTKESHPHVKTVCDAAEKGVKTLTAAAVSGAQPILSKLEPQLTSASEYAHRGLDKLEENLPILQQPPEKVLADTKELVSSKVSGARQAVSSTVSSAKDTVASRVTEAVDVTRGAVQSGVDLTKSVVTSGVHSVVGSRVGQMVLSGVDAVLGKSEEWVDNHLPMTDAELARLATSLEGFDIASVAQQRREQSYFVRLGSLSERLRQRAYEHSLGKLQNTRQRAQEALHQLTQTLTLMETVKQGVDQKLVEGQEKLHQMWLGWNQKQLQGPEEDAAKPEVESQTLAMFRDITQQLQTTCASLGSSLQGLPAHIKDQALQARQQVEDLQATFSGIHSFQDLSSSVLTRSREQVARAREALDHLVEYVAQNTPITWLVGPFAPGIVEKAPEKKKKERLEEGSEGSGLL
- the PLIN3 gene encoding perilipin-3 isoform X3 — its product is MPLISSTCNMVSAAYTSTKESHPHVKTVCDAAEKGVKTLTAAAVSGAQPILSKLEPQLTSASEYAHRGLDKLEENLPILQQPPEKVLADTKELVSSKVSGARQAVSSTVSSAKDTVASRVTEAVDVTRGAVQSGVDLTKSVVTSGVHSVVGSRVGQMVLSGVDAVLGKSEEWVDNHLPMTDAELARLATSLEGFDIASVAQQRREQSYFVRLGSLSERLRQRAYEHSLGKLQNTRQRAQEALHQLTQTLTLMETVKQGVDQKLVEGQEKLHQMWLGWNQKQLQGPEEDAAKPEQVESQTLAMFRDITQQLQTTCASLGSSLQGLPAHIKDQALQARQQVEDLQATFSGIHSFQDLSSSVLTRSREQVARAREALDHLVEYVAQNTPITWLVGPFAPGIVEKAPEKKKKERLEEGSEGSGLL
- the PLIN3 gene encoding perilipin-3 isoform X1, which produces MSADEPEAPASTQVTAEEPVQQPSVVDRVAGMPLISSTCNMVSAAYTSTKESHPHVKTVCDAAEKGVKTLTAAAVSGAQPILSKLEPQLTSASEYAHRGLDKLEENLPILQQPPEKVLADTKELVSSKVSGARQAVSSTVSSAKDTVASRVTEAVDVTRGAVQSGVDLTKSVVTSGVHSVVGSRVGQMVLSGVDAVLGKSEEWVDNHLPMTDAELARLATSLEGFDIASVAQQRREQSYFVRLGSLSERLRQRAYEHSLGKLQNTRQRAQEALHQLTQTLTLMETVKQGVDQKLVEGQEKLHQMWLGWNQKQLQGPEEDAAKPEQVESQTLAMFRDITQQLQTTCASLGSSLQGLPAHIKDQALQARQQVEDLQATFSGIHSFQDLSSSVLTRSREQVARAREALDHLVEYVAQNTPITWLVGPFAPGIVEKAPEKKKKERLEEGSEGSGLL